Proteins co-encoded in one Bacillus sp. FSL H8-0547 genomic window:
- a CDS encoding uroporphyrinogen-III synthase, whose translation MAGGLSGKNILITREETQATTFAAKIKKAGGVPVTAPLISFEKAKDIHNLKKEIRGIKADDCLVFTSMNGVLFFFDFLKEHGIPSDFLSDCTFAAVGRKTRQLIEDRGYTVRIMPKEYVAERLAEEIAGSIRHDQHVYLFRGNLAREILMKELTLKGFSVTDLTLYETIHNIEDGNRIEQLLQEQKLDYITFTSSSTVDAFMKVMKNKNLDTLLEGVTLVSIGPITHKTLKKYGYDGIVSDPYTIDAMIDRIQTHAERKE comes from the coding sequence ATGGCCGGCGGTCTCTCTGGAAAGAACATTCTGATTACGAGAGAAGAAACGCAGGCAACCACTTTTGCAGCGAAAATTAAAAAAGCCGGCGGAGTTCCTGTTACTGCTCCGCTGATTTCTTTTGAAAAAGCGAAGGATATACATAATCTTAAAAAGGAAATCCGCGGGATAAAGGCGGATGACTGCCTTGTCTTTACAAGCATGAACGGCGTGCTTTTCTTTTTTGATTTTCTGAAAGAACACGGCATCCCTTCTGATTTCCTGTCTGATTGCACGTTTGCCGCCGTGGGGCGGAAAACAAGGCAGCTGATTGAAGACAGGGGCTATACAGTCAGAATCATGCCGAAGGAGTATGTAGCAGAAAGGCTGGCGGAAGAAATCGCGGGGAGCATCAGGCATGACCAGCATGTTTATCTCTTCAGGGGGAATCTTGCCAGGGAAATTCTTATGAAAGAATTGACTCTCAAGGGCTTCTCCGTGACAGACCTTACGCTATATGAAACAATACATAATATAGAGGATGGAAACAGGATTGAGCAGCTGCTTCAGGAGCAAAAACTCGATTACATTACCTTTACCTCCTCATCCACAGTTGATGCCTTCATGAAGGTCATGAAAAACAAAAATCTGGATACTCTGCTTGAGGGCGTTACGCTTGTGAGCATTGGACCGATTACACATAAAACACTTAAGAAGTACGGCTATGACGGCATTGTGTCAGATCCCTACACCATCGATGCCATGATTGACCGTATCCAAACACATGCTGAAAGGAAGGAATAA
- a CDS encoding CsbD family protein codes for MSKDHGMSDKVKGKVNQAKGEVKDQVGNAANNPELQREGKKDKLKGNLQEGAGKAKEGSAKY; via the coding sequence ATGTCAAAAGATCATGGCATGAGCGACAAAGTAAAAGGCAAGGTAAACCAGGCAAAAGGCGAAGTGAAAGATCAGGTGGGCAATGCAGCAAACAATCCTGAGCTTCAGCGTGAAGGAAAGAAAGACAAACTGAAAGGGAACCTTCAGGAAGGCGCCGGAAAAGCAAAAGAAGGTTCAGCTAAATACTGA
- the hemB gene encoding porphobilinogen synthase encodes MDIQFTRHRRLRSTGSMRSLVRETHLHAEDFIYPIFVVEGEQKRNEVKSMPGVEQISLDYLNAEMQEVSDLGIKSVIVFGVPDQKDELGTQAYHDHGIVQRAISQIKEHFPELVVIADTCLCQYTDHGHCGIVKEGKILNDPTLDLLARTAVSQARAGADVIAPSNMMDGFVAAIRHGLDEAGFEDVPIMSYGIKYSSAFYGPFRDAAHSTPQFGDRKTYQMDPANRLEALREAESDMMEGADFLIVKPALSYLDIIRDVKNNFNVPIVAYNVSGEYAMIKAAAQNGWVDEKAIVMEMMISMKRAGVDMILTYHAKDCARWLKEQH; translated from the coding sequence ATGGACATTCAATTTACAAGACACCGCAGACTGCGGAGCACAGGCAGCATGAGATCACTTGTCCGCGAAACACATCTGCACGCAGAAGACTTTATTTATCCGATCTTCGTTGTAGAAGGCGAGCAAAAACGCAATGAGGTAAAATCCATGCCCGGTGTTGAGCAGATTTCGCTTGATTACCTGAATGCAGAAATGCAGGAGGTAAGCGATCTCGGAATCAAGTCTGTCATCGTCTTTGGAGTGCCTGATCAAAAGGATGAGCTTGGCACACAGGCTTACCATGACCACGGCATCGTTCAGCGTGCGATCTCCCAGATTAAAGAACATTTCCCTGAGCTTGTTGTGATTGCCGACACGTGTCTTTGCCAGTATACAGACCACGGCCACTGCGGAATTGTGAAAGAGGGAAAAATCCTCAATGACCCGACGCTTGATCTGCTGGCGCGCACTGCGGTCAGCCAGGCAAGAGCGGGTGCTGATGTCATCGCTCCTTCAAACATGATGGACGGGTTTGTGGCTGCTATCCGCCATGGCCTGGATGAAGCCGGATTTGAAGATGTGCCGATTATGTCATACGGAATTAAATACTCAAGCGCCTTTTACGGACCTTTCAGGGATGCTGCCCACAGCACTCCCCAGTTCGGAGACCGGAAAACGTATCAGATGGATCCTGCCAACCGTCTTGAAGCACTCAGAGAAGCAGAATCGGACATGATGGAAGGGGCAGACTTCCTGATTGTGAAACCTGCCTTGTCTTACCTTGATATCATCCGCGATGTGAAAAACAACTTTAACGTGCCGATTGTTGCCTATAACGTAAGCGGCGAATATGCCATGATCAAGGCAGCCGCACAAAACGGCTGGGTCGATGAAAAGGCAATCGTGATGGAAATGATGATCAGCATGAAGCGCGCCGGCGTTGATATGATTTTGACGTATCATGCCAAGGATTGTGCACGCTGGCTGAAGGAACAACACTAA
- the hemL gene encoding glutamate-1-semialdehyde 2,1-aminomutase — protein MRSYEKSGKAFEEAQGLMPGGVNSPVRAFKSVAMDPIFMERGKGSKIYDIDGNEYIDYVLSWGPLILGHTNDAVVEAIKKVTESGTSFGAPTLIENELAKLVIDRVPSIEIIRMVSSGTEATMSALRLARGFTGRNKILKFEGCYHGHGDSLLIKAGSGVATLGLPDSPGVPEGVAKNTITVPYNDMESVKYAFEQFGDDIAGVIVEPVAGNMGVVPPLPGFLESLRSITQEYGSLLIFDEVMTGFRVDYGCAQGYFGVTPDLTCLGKVIGGGLPVGAYGGRADIMKQVAPSGPIYQAGTLSGNPLAMTAGYATLSQLTPDTYKEFGRKADILEEGLTAAAEKHGIPITVNRAGSMIGFFFTDENVINFEKAKTSNLEYFSKFYREMANEGVFLPPSQFEGLFLSTAHSDEDLEKTIAAAEKAFAALK, from the coding sequence ATGCGCAGTTATGAAAAATCAGGCAAGGCCTTCGAAGAAGCCCAAGGGCTGATGCCTGGCGGAGTGAACAGCCCTGTTCGCGCCTTTAAATCCGTCGCTATGGATCCAATTTTCATGGAGCGGGGAAAAGGCTCTAAAATTTACGATATTGATGGAAATGAATATATTGATTATGTGCTTTCATGGGGACCGCTTATTTTGGGCCATACAAATGACGCGGTTGTTGAAGCCATCAAAAAGGTGACAGAATCCGGTACAAGCTTCGGAGCTCCGACGCTGATTGAAAATGAGCTGGCAAAGCTTGTGATTGACCGCGTGCCATCTATTGAAATTATCCGGATGGTTAGCTCTGGAACGGAAGCAACGATGAGTGCCCTGAGACTCGCTCGCGGTTTTACCGGAAGAAATAAGATTTTGAAATTCGAAGGCTGCTATCACGGCCACGGGGATTCTCTGCTGATCAAAGCAGGTTCAGGCGTTGCAACTCTTGGACTGCCTGACAGCCCGGGAGTTCCCGAAGGAGTAGCCAAAAACACGATTACTGTTCCGTACAATGACATGGAAAGCGTAAAATACGCCTTTGAACAGTTCGGTGATGACATTGCCGGTGTGATTGTGGAGCCGGTTGCAGGAAACATGGGCGTTGTCCCTCCGCTTCCAGGCTTCCTAGAAAGCCTGCGCAGCATCACACAGGAGTACGGTTCACTGCTTATCTTTGATGAAGTGATGACAGGCTTCCGGGTTGATTACGGCTGTGCTCAAGGGTACTTCGGCGTTACGCCTGACCTGACATGCCTCGGGAAAGTGATCGGCGGCGGACTTCCTGTCGGAGCATATGGCGGCCGTGCCGACATTATGAAACAGGTTGCGCCGAGCGGACCGATTTACCAGGCTGGCACCCTGTCCGGAAACCCTCTTGCGATGACAGCAGGCTATGCAACGCTCAGTCAGCTTACTCCGGATACCTACAAAGAATTCGGCAGAAAAGCGGACATCCTTGAAGAAGGATTAACAGCGGCTGCTGAAAAACACGGCATTCCGATTACAGTGAACCGCGCGGGATCAATGATTGGCTTTTTCTTTACAGACGAGAACGTCATCAATTTCGAAAAAGCGAAGACATCCAATCTTGAGTACTTCTCAAAGTTCTATCGCGAAATGGCAAACGAAGGTGTCTTTCTGCCGCCTTCACAGTTCGAAGGTCTGTTCCTTTCCACTGCCCACAGTGATGAGGATCTTGAAAAGACGATTGCAGCGGCAGAGAAAGCATTCGCTGCCCTTAAATAA
- the ysxE gene encoding spore coat protein YsxE, which produces MDKLAEVLKEYELKAEYAESVTDKLTKVYASSGASYALKKMSSNRNGQFIETLHGAHQKGYSGYVPIFRNRHRQFFTSDGENWYYIMPWLTNETEEERDERHKNMFRELAALHQRTAAEEKLNQNALKIHYDTLAKQWDDNKALYEKYVEECEKKWYLSPFELQAVTYYFETARATEFARKKLDEWYEMMKEKEDVRQVMIHGRASIHHYLYDEQGTGYFTNFEHARYSSPIDDALLFYHRTFHTYPFADDNCADWFYTYQQTFPYREEEMQLFICYLAYPDFVYKQVKKHMNLKGRSASQLQKNQDLIKSYWTFKNIEYFVMKVTQIEENKKLAAEQST; this is translated from the coding sequence ATGGATAAACTTGCGGAGGTTTTAAAAGAGTATGAGCTGAAAGCGGAATATGCGGAGTCTGTTACAGATAAACTGACGAAGGTCTATGCCAGTTCAGGCGCCTCCTACGCATTAAAAAAGATGTCATCGAACCGGAATGGCCAATTCATCGAAACGCTTCACGGTGCTCATCAGAAAGGGTATTCAGGGTATGTGCCCATCTTCAGAAACAGGCACCGGCAGTTTTTTACCTCAGACGGAGAGAACTGGTATTACATTATGCCCTGGCTCACGAATGAAACAGAAGAAGAGCGGGATGAGCGGCATAAAAATATGTTCAGGGAACTTGCAGCGCTTCATCAGAGAACGGCTGCTGAGGAAAAGCTGAATCAGAATGCACTGAAAATTCATTACGATACCCTTGCCAAGCAATGGGATGACAACAAAGCCCTGTATGAAAAATACGTGGAGGAATGCGAGAAGAAGTGGTATCTCTCCCCGTTTGAACTGCAGGCCGTCACCTATTACTTTGAAACCGCACGTGCGACAGAATTTGCCCGCAAAAAACTTGATGAGTGGTACGAGATGATGAAGGAAAAAGAGGATGTGCGGCAAGTCATGATCCACGGCAGAGCGTCCATTCATCATTACTTGTATGATGAACAGGGAACGGGGTATTTCACCAATTTTGAACATGCCAGGTATTCATCGCCCATTGATGATGCGCTTCTTTTTTATCACAGGACGTTCCATACGTACCCGTTTGCAGATGACAACTGTGCCGACTGGTTTTACACCTATCAGCAGACGTTCCCGTACAGAGAAGAGGAAATGCAGCTGTTCATCTGCTATCTCGCCTATCCCGATTTTGTCTACAAACAAGTGAAAAAGCACATGAACCTGAAAGGCAGAAGCGCATCGCAGCTTCAGAAAAATCAGGACCTGATCAAATCTTACTGGACCTTTAAAAACATCGAGTACTTCGTCATGAAAGTGACGCAGATCGAAGAAAACAAAAAACTGGCCGCAGAGCAGTCGACATAA
- the spoVID gene encoding stage VI sporulation protein D — translation MSQDQQSSLRFSVEESVWFQKGQEVGELLSISLDPDITIQEFDQYISIRGALKLTGEYKIDEDYSEEEFEYANLRFISNVETREDGISQLVHGFPVDITIPRNRIGNLEEVYVTIESFDYDLSESRNLRLVADLEISGIASGDAAVEAEEAEEEQELEQAYVFEQEQEPELQPLFRSPQALYEEETQVEEYDAFANAGSQNHADLYEPFHVEVKKEAAEEEAAAPDISYFASRPQYEETYKAPQKQSPKARKEEEARKQDEPKHTENSLYLTKLFERDEEEEFTKLKICLVQQGDTIDSICDRYRITVQQLHRVNQLNSSADVHEGQTLYIPVYANTH, via the coding sequence TTGTCACAGGATCAACAATCATCATTGCGGTTCTCTGTTGAGGAATCCGTTTGGTTTCAAAAGGGACAGGAAGTGGGTGAGCTGTTATCCATCTCATTAGATCCAGACATCACCATCCAGGAGTTTGACCAGTACATCTCGATTCGGGGTGCGCTTAAGCTTACGGGTGAGTACAAAATAGATGAGGATTATAGCGAAGAGGAATTTGAATATGCCAATCTCCGTTTTATCAGCAATGTAGAAACGAGAGAAGACGGCATATCGCAGCTTGTTCACGGTTTTCCTGTAGATATCACGATTCCGAGGAACCGCATTGGAAACTTGGAAGAAGTTTATGTAACGATTGAATCTTTTGATTATGATCTGTCAGAAAGCAGAAACCTGAGGCTTGTAGCTGACCTTGAAATCAGCGGAATTGCAAGCGGGGATGCGGCTGTTGAGGCTGAAGAAGCTGAAGAAGAACAGGAACTTGAGCAGGCATATGTGTTTGAGCAGGAGCAGGAACCGGAGCTCCAGCCGCTGTTCCGCTCACCTCAGGCACTGTATGAAGAGGAAACGCAAGTAGAAGAGTATGATGCTTTTGCGAATGCAGGCAGCCAGAATCATGCGGATCTTTATGAACCGTTTCATGTAGAAGTGAAAAAAGAGGCGGCAGAGGAAGAAGCCGCTGCACCGGACATTTCTTATTTTGCAAGCAGGCCGCAGTATGAGGAAACGTATAAGGCGCCTCAAAAGCAAAGTCCGAAAGCAAGAAAAGAAGAAGAAGCAAGAAAGCAGGATGAACCAAAGCATACGGAAAACTCCCTCTACTTAACGAAGCTTTTTGAACGAGATGAAGAAGAGGAGTTTACAAAGCTTAAGATCTGCCTTGTCCAGCAGGGTGACACAATTGACAGCATTTGCGACCGATACAGGATTACGGTTCAGCAGCTGCACAGAGTTAATCAGCTGAATTCAAGCGCAGATGTGCACGAAGGCCAGACACTCTACATTCCTGTTTATGCAAATACTCATTAA